One region of Kytococcus sedentarius DSM 20547 genomic DNA includes:
- a CDS encoding ABC-F family ATP-binding cassette domain-containing protein produces MNPPSPRANLVNAESLHLVVGTQVLLDDVSLGLNDGDRIGVVGRNGGGKSSLLRALSGELAVDSGRVVRSRGATIGRLRQQDDFAAGATVRDVVLPGLEEHEWAADARIRGILNGLLGGLDAEGLGGLGAPVAGMSGGERRRMALAALLVADPDVLLLDEPTNHLDVEGVAWLAEHLQGRRRPGSALVVVTHDRWFLDAVVEQTWEVVEGQVHQYEGGYAAFVQARAERARVERATEERRQNILRKELAWLRRGAPARTSKPKFRIEAADALIAGEPEPRDDVQLARFATTRLGKDVYDLVNATVAVGEGEERTTLLDGVTWRLGPGDRYGIVGVNGAGKSTLLRVLLEQVPLAGGKLKVGRTVQPAILSQDLRELDEVAGMTVIDAITNVRSFTVLDGKEVSASSLAKRLGFSGPRQQSRVSDLSGGERRRLQFVRLLLDEPNVLMLDEPTNDLDIETLTSMEDVLDGWAGTLLVVSHDRYLLERMANRQVALLGDGRIRDLPGGVEQYLELRRERRAAGVGTGRGGRDLAGAGAGAAGGSGDAGGGTGAPASGLSPAQERQLTKAMARAEKQIEKLTQQAERVHAQMAEAATDPDRLAELTAQERDLRAQHDAAEAEWLEAAEQLE; encoded by the coding sequence GTGAATCCCCCCTCCCCGCGCGCCAACCTCGTCAACGCAGAGTCCCTCCACCTGGTGGTGGGCACCCAGGTGCTCCTCGATGACGTGTCGCTCGGCCTGAACGACGGCGACCGCATCGGCGTGGTCGGCCGCAACGGCGGGGGCAAGTCCAGCCTGCTGCGTGCCCTCTCGGGGGAGCTCGCGGTCGACTCCGGCCGGGTCGTGCGCTCGCGGGGGGCCACCATCGGCCGCCTCCGCCAGCAGGACGACTTCGCCGCGGGGGCCACGGTCCGTGACGTCGTGCTGCCGGGTCTGGAGGAGCACGAGTGGGCGGCCGACGCCCGCATCCGCGGCATCCTCAACGGCCTGCTCGGCGGGCTCGATGCCGAGGGCCTGGGCGGTCTGGGCGCCCCGGTGGCCGGCATGTCCGGCGGGGAACGCCGGCGCATGGCGCTGGCCGCGCTCCTGGTGGCCGACCCGGACGTGCTCCTGCTGGACGAGCCCACCAACCACCTCGACGTCGAGGGCGTGGCGTGGCTGGCCGAGCACCTGCAGGGGCGCCGTCGGCCCGGCTCCGCGCTGGTCGTCGTCACCCACGACCGTTGGTTCCTCGATGCGGTGGTGGAGCAGACCTGGGAGGTCGTCGAGGGGCAGGTCCACCAGTACGAGGGGGGTTACGCCGCGTTCGTGCAGGCCCGGGCGGAGCGGGCGCGGGTGGAGCGGGCCACCGAGGAGCGCCGCCAGAACATCCTGCGCAAGGAGCTCGCGTGGCTGCGGCGCGGCGCCCCGGCCCGCACCAGCAAGCCGAAGTTCCGCATCGAGGCCGCCGACGCCCTCATTGCCGGGGAGCCCGAGCCCCGCGACGACGTGCAGCTGGCGCGCTTCGCGACCACCCGGCTGGGCAAGGACGTCTACGACCTCGTGAACGCCACCGTCGCCGTGGGGGAGGGCGAGGAGCGCACCACCCTCCTCGATGGGGTGACCTGGCGCCTCGGCCCGGGCGACCGCTACGGCATCGTCGGGGTGAACGGCGCGGGCAAGTCCACCCTGCTGCGCGTGCTGCTGGAGCAGGTGCCGCTGGCCGGCGGCAAGCTGAAGGTCGGGCGCACGGTGCAGCCGGCGATCCTGAGCCAGGACCTGCGGGAGCTCGACGAGGTGGCGGGCATGACCGTCATCGACGCCATCACGAACGTGCGGTCGTTCACCGTGTTGGACGGCAAGGAGGTCTCCGCGAGCTCGCTGGCCAAGCGGCTGGGCTTCTCCGGCCCGCGGCAGCAGAGCCGGGTCTCCGACCTTTCCGGCGGTGAGCGGCGTCGGCTGCAGTTCGTGCGCCTGCTGCTGGACGAGCCGAACGTGCTGATGCTGGACGAGCCCACCAACGACCTCGACATCGAGACCCTCACCTCCATGGAGGACGTGCTCGACGGCTGGGCCGGCACGCTGCTGGTGGTGAGCCACGACCGCTACCTGCTGGAGCGCATGGCCAACCGACAGGTCGCGTTGTTGGGCGATGGCCGCATCCGCGACCTGCCGGGCGGGGTGGAGCAGTACCTCGAGCTGCGGCGGGAGCGGCGGGCGGCCGGGGTGGGCACCGGCCGCGGGGGTCGGGACCTGGCCGGTGCGGGCGCCGGCGCTGCCGGGGGCTCGGGCGACGCGGGCGGCGGGACGGGCGCTCCCGCATCGGGGCTGAGCCCTGCGCAGGAGCGGCAGCTGACCAAGGCCATGGCCCGCGCCGAGAAGCAGATCGAGAAGCTGACGCAGCAGGCCGAGCGGGTGCACGCCCAGATGGCCGAGGCCGCCACGGATCCCGACCGGCTGGCCGAGCTCACGGCGCAGGAGCGGGACCTGCGGGCGCAGCACGACGCCGCCGAGGCCGAGTGGTTGGAGGCGGCCGAGCAGCTGGAGTGA
- a CDS encoding FAD-dependent oxidoreductase, which yields MRPVRVAVIGAGPAGIYAADILTKELEQASVDVYDRLPAPYGLVRYGVAPDHPRIKEIVKALRRVLAGDQIRFIGNVDFGTDVTFEQLRENYDAVIFATGAMGDRPLDIPGIEKEGSFGAADFVSWYDGHPDVPREWPLEAESVAVIGAGNVALDVARMLAKPADEQLTTEIPDNVYQGLKANRAKDVHVFARRGPAHLKFSPMEFRELSHSPSVDVVMTEEGFEIDDAGQEAIQAAKSTKLVVDTLLKYLEKEPTGAPHRIHLHLMQAPVEVLGDGSVTGLRTEVMQYNGDGSVSGTGEFRDWDVQAVYRAVGYRSTPLQGLPFDHGSGTVPHEAGRVLEGGAPKEAAYVTGWIKRGPVGLIGHTKSDAKETIESLLADLESLPAPVGSPDAMLDQLRERGVDFTLFDEWERLDAHEMALGAASERERIKVVSREDMIAAGREAAEEFRASA from the coding sequence ATGCGTCCTGTGCGTGTTGCTGTCATCGGCGCCGGCCCGGCGGGAATCTACGCCGCGGACATCCTCACCAAGGAGCTCGAGCAGGCCAGCGTCGACGTCTACGACCGCCTGCCCGCGCCGTACGGCCTGGTGCGTTACGGGGTGGCCCCGGATCACCCGCGCATCAAGGAGATCGTCAAGGCCCTGCGCCGGGTCCTGGCGGGCGACCAGATCCGGTTCATCGGGAACGTCGACTTCGGCACGGACGTGACCTTCGAGCAGCTGCGCGAGAACTACGACGCCGTCATCTTCGCCACCGGGGCGATGGGCGACCGCCCGCTGGACATCCCCGGCATCGAGAAGGAGGGGTCGTTCGGCGCCGCCGACTTCGTGAGCTGGTACGACGGCCACCCCGACGTGCCGCGCGAGTGGCCGCTGGAGGCCGAGTCCGTGGCCGTGATCGGCGCCGGGAACGTGGCGCTGGACGTGGCGCGGATGCTGGCCAAGCCGGCCGACGAGCAGCTCACCACCGAGATCCCGGACAACGTCTACCAGGGGCTCAAGGCCAACCGGGCCAAGGACGTGCACGTCTTCGCCCGCCGCGGCCCGGCGCACCTGAAGTTCTCGCCGATGGAGTTCCGCGAGCTCTCCCACAGCCCGAGCGTGGACGTGGTGATGACCGAGGAGGGCTTCGAGATCGACGACGCCGGGCAGGAGGCCATCCAGGCCGCCAAGTCCACCAAGCTCGTCGTGGACACCCTGCTGAAGTACCTGGAGAAGGAGCCCACGGGGGCGCCGCACCGCATCCACCTGCACCTCATGCAGGCGCCGGTGGAGGTGCTGGGTGACGGTTCCGTGACCGGCCTGCGCACCGAGGTGATGCAGTACAACGGCGACGGCTCCGTCTCCGGCACCGGCGAGTTCCGCGACTGGGACGTGCAGGCCGTGTACCGCGCCGTGGGCTACCGGAGCACCCCGCTGCAGGGCCTGCCCTTCGACCACGGGTCCGGCACGGTCCCGCACGAGGCCGGCCGCGTGCTGGAGGGGGGCGCCCCCAAGGAGGCTGCCTACGTCACCGGGTGGATCAAGCGCGGGCCGGTGGGTCTCATCGGGCACACGAAGTCCGACGCCAAGGAGACCATCGAGTCCCTGCTGGCGGACCTCGAGTCCCTGCCGGCCCCGGTCGGGTCGCCGGACGCGATGCTGGACCAGCTGCGTGAGCGCGGCGTGGACTTCACGCTCTTCGACGAGTGGGAGCGCCTGGACGCCCACGAGATGGCGCTGGGTGCGGCCAGCGAGCGGGAGCGCATCAAGGTCGTGAGCCGTGAGGACATGATCGCCGCCGGGCGCGAGGCCGCCGAGGAGTTCCGCGCCTCGGCCTGA
- the ppk2 gene encoding polyphosphate kinase 2 translates to MATSNPTEQTPGMTPYQPDPEIAKELEALHARLAERGTPVDGNAWRHGYPYDTKMKRGEYEATKHDLQIELLKMQHHIKRNGDKIAILFEGRDAAGKGGSINRFTEHLNPRGARVVALEKPTEREATQWYFQRYVPHLPSGGEIVFFDRSWYNRAGVERVMGYCTPAQYQEFMRSAPEFERMLVNSGTTLFKFWFSVGRAEQAARFTKRHTDPVRHWKLSPTDVASLDKWDAYTEAKEAMFFYTNTGDAPWTVIRSNDKKRARLEAMRVVLSQVDYPMKDESVVGTPDPNIVLSAKDAVDDGESSPSRDFPKVR, encoded by the coding sequence ATGGCCACGAGCAACCCGACCGAGCAGACCCCCGGCATGACCCCGTACCAGCCGGACCCGGAGATCGCCAAGGAGCTCGAGGCACTGCACGCCCGGCTCGCCGAGCGCGGGACCCCGGTGGACGGCAACGCCTGGAGGCACGGCTACCCGTACGACACCAAGATGAAGCGCGGCGAGTACGAGGCCACCAAGCACGACCTCCAGATCGAGCTGCTGAAGATGCAGCACCACATCAAGCGCAACGGTGACAAGATCGCCATTCTCTTCGAGGGCCGCGACGCCGCCGGCAAGGGTGGCTCCATCAATCGCTTCACCGAGCACCTCAACCCCCGTGGCGCGCGCGTGGTGGCACTGGAGAAGCCCACCGAGCGCGAGGCCACCCAGTGGTACTTCCAGCGCTACGTCCCGCACCTGCCCAGCGGTGGCGAGATCGTCTTCTTCGACCGGTCCTGGTACAACCGCGCCGGTGTCGAGCGCGTGATGGGCTACTGCACCCCCGCCCAGTACCAGGAGTTCATGCGCTCCGCCCCGGAGTTCGAGCGCATGCTGGTCAACTCCGGCACCACGCTGTTCAAGTTCTGGTTCTCCGTGGGCCGCGCCGAGCAGGCCGCCCGCTTCACCAAGCGCCACACCGACCCGGTGCGCCACTGGAAGCTGAGCCCCACCGACGTCGCCTCGCTGGACAAGTGGGATGCCTACACCGAGGCCAAGGAGGCGATGTTCTTCTACACCAACACCGGTGACGCCCCGTGGACGGTCATCCGCAGCAACGACAAGAAGCGCGCCCGCCTAGAGGCCATGCGCGTGGTCCTCTCGCAGGTGGACTACCCCATGAAGGACGAGTCGGTCGTCGGCACCCCGGACCCGAACATCGTCCTGTCCGCCAAGGACGCCGTGGACGATGGGGAGAGTTCCCCCTCGCGCGACTTCCCGAAGGTCCGCTGA
- a CDS encoding MarR family winged helix-turn-helix transcriptional regulator, translating to MDTSGRPQQDEVDLVMAAWHRERPDLDLQPLAVLSRISRMARLLDLARREAFGAGSLDPWEFDVLSALRRAGAPHELSPGALVAQTLVTSGTMTNRIDRLVDRGHVERLPSRTDRRGVIVRLTESGRDAVDAAMEQLLTHERELLAGVGEAEQAEVADALRRVLSRLEH from the coding sequence ATGGACACCTCCGGCAGACCCCAGCAGGACGAGGTCGACCTGGTCATGGCCGCATGGCACCGGGAGCGGCCCGACCTGGACCTGCAACCGCTGGCCGTCCTCAGCCGCATCTCCCGCATGGCCCGGCTGCTCGACCTCGCGCGCCGGGAGGCCTTCGGCGCCGGGTCGCTCGACCCCTGGGAGTTCGACGTGCTCTCGGCCCTGCGCCGCGCCGGCGCTCCCCACGAGCTCTCCCCGGGTGCACTGGTGGCGCAGACGCTGGTCACCAGCGGGACCATGACCAACCGCATCGACCGGCTGGTCGACCGCGGGCACGTAGAGCGGCTCCCCTCTCGCACGGACCGTCGCGGCGTCATCGTGCGCCTCACCGAGTCCGGGCGCGATGCGGTGGACGCCGCCATGGAGCAGCTGCTCACGCACGAGCGCGAGCTGCTCGCCGGGGTGGGCGAGGCCGAGCAGGCGGAGGTCGCCGACGCCCTGCGCCGGGTGCTCAGCCGCCTGGAGCACTGA
- a CDS encoding nuclear transport factor 2 family protein, with translation MTDRSSAEAVVRAYYDAVDADDVETLIGLFAADATYERPGYEPFVGHEALRAFYTGDRVIASGKHTLDAVVVDATGEQVAVHGRFEGTLKDGSAAAVRFADFYVLDEAGLFARRTTFFHAPAV, from the coding sequence ATGACCGATCGATCTTCTGCCGAGGCCGTTGTCCGCGCCTACTACGACGCCGTCGACGCCGACGACGTCGAGACCCTCATCGGGCTCTTCGCCGCCGACGCCACCTACGAGCGCCCGGGGTACGAGCCCTTCGTGGGGCACGAGGCCCTGCGCGCCTTCTACACCGGTGACCGCGTGATCGCCTCCGGCAAGCACACCCTCGACGCCGTGGTGGTCGACGCCACGGGCGAGCAGGTGGCCGTGCACGGTCGTTTCGAGGGGACGCTCAAGGACGGCAGCGCCGCCGCCGTGCGCTTCGCGGACTTCTACGTCCTGGACGAGGCGGGGCTCTTCGCCCGCCGCACCACCTTCTTCCACGCCCCGGCCGTTTGA
- the glmU gene encoding bifunctional UDP-N-acetylglucosamine diphosphorylase/glucosamine-1-phosphate N-acetyltransferase GlmU — MSTAQPAAVIVLAAGEGTRMKSTLPKVLHPIGGRTLLGHALHAARQAGPQHLSVVVRHERERVAAHVAEVDPGALIVDQDEVKGTGRAAEAGLSVLPADLTGTVIITMGDVPLLTAQTLTDLTAAHEAAGAAVTVITAELDDPTGYGRIVRDADGSVLKVMEHKDALAAREAGGEDAHVVDIREINSGIWAFDAAVLREFLPQLGTNNTQGEKYLTDVLGLSRGAGGSVAAHKITDTLQIEGVNNRAQLSELGAELNRRLVRRWQMEGVTVVDPATTWIDVDVTLGRDVVIRPNTQLLGACTIGDDVVLGPDTTLTDVEVGRGASVVRTHGELSVIGEGASVGPFAYLRPNTELGRDAKIGTFVETKNSSIGTGTKVPHLTYVGDAEIGDHSNIGASSVFVNYDGVTKSRTRIGSHCRTGSDTMFIAPVTVGDGAYTGAGTVVRKDVPPGALAITVAPQKNIEGWVQEKRPGTAAAQAADEVASERSSEG; from the coding sequence TTGAGCACTGCACAGCCCGCCGCCGTCATCGTCCTCGCCGCCGGTGAGGGAACGCGCATGAAGTCCACGCTCCCCAAGGTGCTCCACCCGATCGGTGGACGGACCCTGCTGGGGCACGCGCTGCACGCCGCTCGCCAAGCCGGGCCGCAGCACCTGTCCGTCGTGGTGCGCCACGAGCGCGAGCGGGTGGCCGCTCACGTGGCCGAGGTGGACCCCGGCGCGCTCATCGTCGACCAGGACGAGGTCAAGGGCACCGGCCGCGCCGCGGAGGCGGGCCTCTCGGTCCTGCCGGCCGACCTCACGGGCACCGTCATCATCACGATGGGGGACGTCCCGTTGCTCACCGCGCAGACCCTGACCGACCTCACCGCCGCCCACGAGGCCGCGGGGGCAGCGGTCACCGTCATCACCGCCGAGCTCGACGACCCGACGGGGTACGGGCGCATCGTGCGCGACGCGGACGGCTCGGTGCTCAAGGTCATGGAGCACAAGGACGCGCTGGCGGCCCGGGAGGCCGGCGGCGAGGACGCCCACGTGGTCGACATCCGCGAGATCAACTCCGGCATCTGGGCCTTCGACGCGGCGGTGCTGCGTGAGTTCCTGCCGCAGCTGGGCACGAACAACACCCAGGGCGAGAAGTACCTCACCGACGTGCTCGGCCTCTCGCGCGGGGCCGGTGGCTCGGTGGCGGCGCACAAGATCACCGACACCCTGCAGATCGAGGGCGTGAACAACCGGGCGCAGCTCTCCGAGCTGGGGGCCGAGCTCAACCGCCGCCTGGTGCGCCGCTGGCAGATGGAGGGCGTCACCGTGGTGGACCCCGCCACCACCTGGATCGACGTCGACGTGACGCTGGGCCGCGACGTCGTCATCCGCCCGAACACCCAGCTGCTGGGCGCCTGCACCATCGGCGACGACGTCGTGCTGGGCCCGGACACCACGCTCACCGACGTGGAGGTCGGCCGGGGGGCCTCGGTCGTGCGCACCCACGGCGAGCTGTCCGTCATCGGCGAGGGCGCGAGCGTCGGCCCCTTCGCCTACCTGCGGCCGAACACCGAGCTGGGGCGGGACGCCAAGATCGGCACCTTCGTGGAGACGAAGAACTCCTCCATCGGCACCGGCACCAAGGTGCCCCACCTGACCTACGTGGGTGATGCGGAGATCGGCGACCACAGCAACATCGGCGCCTCCAGCGTGTTCGTGAACTACGACGGCGTCACCAAGTCCCGCACCCGCATCGGCAGCCACTGTCGGACGGGCTCGGACACGATGTTCATCGCGCCGGTCACCGTCGGCGACGGGGCCTACACCGGTGCCGGGACGGTGGTCCGCAAGGACGTGCCGCCCGGTGCCCTGGCCATCACCGTGGCGCCGCAGAAGAACATCGAGGGGTGGGTGCAGGAGAAGCGTCCCGGCACCGCCGCCGCGCAGGCTGCCGACGAGGTCGCCAGCGAGCGTTCCTCCGAGGGCTGA
- a CDS encoding ribose-phosphate diphosphokinase codes for MSDHEQDVPLAIQRTTEKNLMVFSGRAHPSLATAIADGLGSQVVPTEAYEFANGELYVRYSESVRGCDAFVIQAHTAPINTWLMEHLIMVDALKRASAKRITVVLPFYGYARQDKKHRGREPISARLMADLFKTAGADRLMAVDLHTAQIQGFFDGPVDHLMAMPILADYVRDKYGDEDLVVVSPDAGRIKVAEQWAERLGNRPLAFIHKTRDITRPNESVANRVIGEVEGRMCVLVDDMIDSGGTICKAAEAIMAQGAKGVIIAATHGILSGPASERLRDSVAREVILTDTLPIAEDRQFETLTVLPIAPLLSRAIREVFEDGSVTSMFDGRA; via the coding sequence ATGAGTGACCACGAGCAGGACGTGCCGCTGGCCATCCAGCGGACCACCGAGAAGAACCTGATGGTTTTCTCCGGCCGGGCGCACCCGTCGCTGGCCACGGCCATCGCCGACGGACTCGGCTCGCAGGTGGTGCCGACCGAGGCGTACGAGTTCGCCAACGGCGAGCTCTACGTGCGCTACAGCGAGTCGGTCCGCGGGTGCGACGCGTTCGTGATCCAGGCCCACACGGCCCCCATCAACACGTGGTTGATGGAGCACCTGATCATGGTGGACGCCCTGAAGCGCGCCTCGGCCAAGCGGATCACCGTGGTGCTGCCCTTCTACGGCTACGCGCGGCAGGACAAGAAGCACCGCGGCCGCGAGCCGATCTCGGCCCGGCTGATGGCCGACCTGTTCAAGACCGCCGGCGCCGACCGTCTGATGGCGGTGGACCTCCACACCGCGCAGATCCAGGGCTTCTTCGACGGCCCGGTTGATCACCTGATGGCGATGCCGATCCTCGCGGACTACGTGCGGGACAAGTACGGCGACGAGGACCTCGTGGTGGTCTCCCCGGATGCCGGCCGCATCAAGGTGGCCGAGCAGTGGGCGGAGCGCTTGGGCAACCGGCCGCTGGCCTTCATCCACAAGACCCGGGACATCACACGCCCGAACGAGTCGGTGGCCAACCGCGTCATCGGCGAGGTCGAGGGGCGCATGTGCGTCCTGGTCGACGACATGATCGACTCCGGCGGGACCATCTGCAAGGCGGCCGAGGCGATCATGGCCCAGGGCGCGAAGGGCGTCATTATCGCGGCCACCCACGGCATCCTGTCCGGGCCCGCCTCGGAGCGGCTGCGGGACTCCGTGGCGCGCGAGGTGATCCTCACTGACACCCTGCCGATCGCGGAGGACCGCCAGTTCGAGACGCTCACGGTGCTCCCGATCGCGCCGTTGCTGAGCCGTGCCATCCGCGAGGTGTTCGAGGACGGGTCGGTCACGAGCATGTTCGACGGCCGCGCCTGA
- a CDS encoding 50S ribosomal protein L25/general stress protein Ctc, producing MANKTIKLTCTERTTFGKGAARQARREGGIPAVVYGHGEGPFHVILPGHEAFIALRHTNALMTLTWGSGEDRLVLAKDVQRDPIKPIIEHVDFVIVDRNEKVDVDIAIHLDGEAGPETVVSVPTSTVTVKAPVLDIPESITVSVEGAEAGTLIHAGDLELPEGVELVTDAEETIINVSEAISEEALEAELAEAEAEAGIEQDESDEEAAEAAEGGDDAEGEDEKSE from the coding sequence ATGGCCAACAAGACCATCAAGCTGACCTGCACCGAGCGCACCACGTTCGGCAAGGGCGCTGCCCGCCAGGCCCGCCGCGAGGGCGGCATCCCCGCCGTCGTCTACGGGCACGGCGAGGGCCCCTTCCACGTGATCCTGCCGGGCCACGAGGCCTTCATTGCACTGCGTCACACCAACGCCCTGATGACCCTCACCTGGGGCTCCGGCGAGGACCGCCTGGTGCTGGCCAAGGACGTGCAGCGCGACCCGATCAAGCCGATCATCGAGCACGTCGACTTCGTGATCGTGGACCGCAACGAGAAGGTCGACGTGGACATCGCCATCCACCTCGACGGTGAGGCCGGCCCGGAGACCGTCGTCTCGGTGCCCACCTCGACCGTCACCGTGAAGGCCCCGGTGCTGGACATCCCCGAGTCCATCACCGTGTCCGTGGAGGGCGCCGAGGCCGGCACCCTCATCCACGCCGGCGACCTGGAGCTGCCGGAGGGCGTCGAGCTCGTCACCGACGCCGAGGAGACCATCATCAACGTCTCCGAGGCCATCTCCGAGGAGGCCCTGGAGGCCGAGCTCGCCGAGGCCGAGGCCGAGGCCGGTATCGAGCAGGACGAGTCCGACGAGGAGGCCGCCGAGGCTGCCGAGGGTGGCGACGACGCCGAGGGCGAGGACGAGAAGTCCGAGTGA
- the pth gene encoding aminoacyl-tRNA hydrolase, producing MEIDDDPWLVAGLGNPGPRYAGNRHNVGAMVVAEMAAGAGVKLSAARQARAVSAETRLGTLPGGRPGRRVVLATPLDFMNLSGGPVSGLMKYHGIDVDHLVVLHDELDIDFGAVRLKKGGGEGGHNGLRSITQSLGTKDYHRIRLGIGRPPGRMDVADFVLRDFSPTERAELPFLLGDGADAVERLLHHGLEAAQQFHHSPR from the coding sequence ATGGAGATCGACGACGACCCGTGGCTGGTCGCCGGCCTGGGGAACCCCGGCCCGCGCTACGCCGGGAACCGGCACAACGTGGGCGCGATGGTGGTCGCGGAGATGGCTGCCGGCGCGGGCGTGAAGCTGTCGGCCGCCCGCCAGGCCCGCGCGGTGAGCGCTGAGACCCGGCTGGGCACCCTGCCCGGTGGGCGCCCCGGCCGGCGGGTCGTGCTGGCCACCCCCCTGGACTTCATGAACCTCAGCGGCGGCCCGGTCAGCGGGCTGATGAAGTACCACGGCATCGACGTCGACCACCTGGTGGTGCTCCACGACGAGCTCGACATCGACTTCGGCGCGGTGCGGCTCAAGAAGGGCGGCGGCGAGGGCGGCCACAACGGACTGCGCTCCATCACCCAGTCCCTGGGCACGAAGGACTACCACCGCATCCGGTTGGGCATCGGCCGGCCGCCGGGGCGCATGGACGTGGCCGACTTCGTGCTGCGGGACTTCTCCCCCACCGAGCGCGCGGAGCTGCCCTTCCTGCTCGGCGACGGGGCCGATGCGGTGGAGCGCCTGCTGCACCACGGCCTGGAGGCTGCGCAGCAGTTCCACCACTCACCGCGCTGA
- a CDS encoding NUDIX hydrolase produces the protein MSTEHVVEAAGAVPWRRRKGRLQVALVHRAHYDDWSWPKGKVDPGELLPQTAAREVAEEASLAVRLGMPLPTSEYRMPNGNLKRVHYWAAHVVESLGALEHEVDEVAWLSPPQARKRLSYPHDREQLDRLVELDDQGMLDTRVLVVLRHALAVRREDWDGVDAERPLVPAGFDRAKALAPTLQAFGVDRIVSSPAARCSDSVAPFAAVAALKPRLKAGLSEEGHRAAPHKAAKHVAKALGTGRSTVLCSHGPVLPSMLEAVAERTLPGSRAERTVLQLAREGMTKGGFVVLHLTGQGESSKVLASETW, from the coding sequence ATGAGCACCGAGCACGTGGTCGAGGCCGCCGGAGCGGTCCCGTGGCGACGCCGCAAGGGACGGCTGCAGGTGGCGCTGGTGCACCGTGCCCACTACGACGACTGGAGCTGGCCCAAGGGGAAGGTGGACCCCGGCGAGCTGCTGCCGCAGACCGCGGCCCGTGAGGTGGCCGAGGAGGCCTCCCTGGCCGTCCGGCTGGGCATGCCCCTGCCCACCTCCGAGTACCGCATGCCCAACGGCAACCTCAAGCGCGTGCACTACTGGGCGGCCCACGTCGTGGAGTCGCTGGGGGCACTGGAGCACGAGGTCGACGAGGTGGCCTGGCTCTCGCCCCCACAGGCCCGCAAGCGGCTCAGCTACCCCCACGACCGGGAGCAGCTGGACCGCCTGGTGGAGCTCGACGACCAGGGGATGCTGGACACCCGGGTGCTGGTGGTGCTGCGCCACGCGCTGGCCGTGCGCCGGGAGGACTGGGACGGTGTGGACGCCGAGCGCCCCCTGGTGCCCGCCGGCTTCGACCGGGCCAAGGCGCTGGCTCCCACGCTGCAGGCCTTCGGCGTGGACCGCATCGTCTCCTCCCCCGCCGCACGCTGCAGCGACAGCGTGGCGCCCTTCGCCGCCGTCGCCGCCCTGAAGCCCCGGCTGAAGGCCGGACTCTCCGAGGAGGGGCACCGCGCCGCGCCGCACAAGGCGGCCAAGCACGTGGCCAAGGCGCTGGGCACCGGGCGCAGCACGGTCCTGTGCTCCCACGGGCCGGTCCTGCCGTCCATGCTGGAGGCCGTGGCCGAGCGCACCCTGCCGGGGTCGCGGGCCGAGCGGACCGTGCTGCAGCTGGCGCGCGAGGGCATGACCAAGGGTGGATTCGTCGTCCTACACCTCACCGGGCAGGGCGAGTCGAGCAAGGTGCTGGCCAGCGAGACCTGGTGA